From Acidobacteriota bacterium, the proteins below share one genomic window:
- the lysA gene encoding diaminopimelate decarboxylase has translation MAGFTRVDGVLTCDGVSLAEVARQAGTPVHVYSAALIDERFGSLDRAFDAVPHRLHYAIKANATLEVVRRLRALGAGADANSGGEIEVALRAGFAPADIVFTGVGKTTRELERAVALGVRAINAESPGEVARIAAIAAAQGRDARIAVRLNPDVHAGSHPHISTGARANKFGVSLDAARDMIQQIAARPGLRLVGLHVHVGSQVTAAAPLAKAAEIAASLACELSGRGITLDHLDLGGGLGIPYQPGQPVLSPAEYAAAILPAVRRSGLFLLLEPGRWIVGPSGVLVTEVVDLKPGPDEGWFVIVDAGMTDLIRPALYGAWHGIEPVMADGRPLIKADIVGPVCETSDAFGIARELPRPEVGDLLVIRDTGAYGAVMASNYNRRPTAAEVFVEDGGCRVVRRRQTIDDLLQWDV, from the coding sequence GTGGCGGGATTCACTCGTGTCGATGGCGTCCTGACGTGTGACGGCGTCAGTCTCGCGGAGGTCGCTCGTCAGGCCGGCACTCCGGTCCACGTGTACAGCGCGGCGCTGATCGACGAGCGGTTCGGCTCGCTCGATCGGGCGTTCGACGCCGTTCCCCACAGGCTGCACTACGCGATCAAAGCGAACGCCACGCTCGAAGTCGTGCGCCGTCTGCGTGCGCTCGGCGCGGGCGCCGACGCCAACTCGGGCGGCGAGATCGAGGTCGCGTTGCGCGCCGGCTTCGCTCCCGCCGACATCGTGTTCACGGGCGTGGGAAAGACGACGCGCGAGCTCGAGCGCGCCGTGGCGCTCGGCGTTCGCGCGATCAATGCCGAGTCGCCCGGCGAGGTCGCACGCATCGCCGCGATCGCGGCCGCGCAGGGCCGCGACGCGCGCATCGCCGTCCGGCTGAACCCGGACGTGCACGCGGGCAGCCATCCGCACATCTCCACCGGGGCGCGCGCCAACAAGTTCGGCGTGTCGCTCGACGCCGCGCGCGACATGATCCAGCAGATCGCCGCCCGGCCCGGCCTTCGGCTGGTCGGCCTGCACGTGCACGTCGGATCGCAGGTCACGGCGGCGGCGCCGCTGGCAAAGGCAGCCGAGATCGCGGCCTCGCTGGCCTGTGAGCTGAGCGGCCGTGGCATCACCCTCGATCACCTCGATCTCGGCGGCGGGCTCGGCATTCCGTACCAGCCGGGTCAGCCGGTGCTCTCGCCGGCCGAGTACGCCGCCGCAATCCTGCCGGCAGTCCGGCGGTCAGGCCTGTTCCTGTTGCTCGAGCCGGGCCGATGGATCGTCGGGCCGAGCGGCGTGCTCGTGACCGAAGTGGTCGATCTCAAGCCGGGCCCGGACGAGGGATGGTTCGTGATCGTCGATGCCGGGATGACGGATCTGATCCGCCCGGCCCTGTACGGCGCGTGGCACGGCATCGAACCCGTGATGGCCGACGGGCGGCCGCTCATCAAGGCCGACATCGTCGGCCCCGTGTGCGAGACGAGCGACGCATTCGGCATCGCGCGCGAGCTGCCGCGGCCCGAGGTCGGCGACCTGCTGGTGATTCGCGATACGGGCGCCTACGGGGCGGTGATGGCCTCGAACTACAACCGGCGGCCGACGGCCGCCGAGGTGTTCGTCGAGGATGGCGGATGCCGCGTCGTTCGCCGCCGCCAGACCATCGACGATCTCTTGCAGTGGGACGTGTGA
- a CDS encoding ComF family protein: protein MARSAAIYDGPMRDIVHAFKYAGRRTLARDLARLMRAAGEEVLEGAHGLVPVPLHPRRALARGFNQADDLARCLGAPVWPVLRRRRYGRPQAGRSRSDRHAGVRRAFAIVRAPVLHRGGRSLAGATVVLIDDVMTTGATIEACAEILLAAGVRSVRALTAARAVAARPRPRLPPRPPSSTRHR, encoded by the coding sequence ATGGCGCGTAGCGCCGCCATCTACGACGGGCCGATGCGCGACATCGTGCACGCGTTCAAGTACGCCGGCCGCCGCACGCTCGCGCGCGATCTCGCGCGATTGATGCGCGCCGCCGGCGAGGAGGTGCTCGAAGGCGCGCACGGGCTGGTGCCCGTGCCGCTGCATCCACGCCGCGCGCTGGCGAGGGGCTTCAACCAAGCCGACGACCTGGCCCGGTGTCTCGGCGCGCCCGTGTGGCCCGTGCTTCGCCGCCGGCGCTACGGCCGGCCGCAGGCCGGTCGCTCGCGATCGGATCGCCACGCGGGCGTGCGCCGGGCCTTCGCGATCGTGCGCGCGCCGGTGCTCCATCGAGGCGGCCGATCGCTCGCCGGAGCGACCGTCGTGCTGATCGACGACGTGATGACGACCGGCGCGACGATCGAGGCGTGCGCCGAGATCCTGCTGGCGGCGGGTGTCAGAAGCGTCCGGGCGCTGACCGCCGCGCGAGCCGTGGCAGCACGGCCTCGGCCACGGCTGCCGCCACGTCCTCCTTCGAGCACTCGCCATCGATGA
- a CDS encoding sigma-70 family RNA polymerase sigma factor, whose translation MSSDQPVVSTLTTDELIERCLAGDQAAWDRIVRQNWRKVFNIAYRFVGRHDEAEDLTQDVFLKIFKALRTFDRRANFQTWLVSVSRNLCIDHYRSVRKERETVARDVDAADLSPASAERGPHGLLEQQDLKQRIRLALAELPPLLREAVVLRDLQEFSYQEIADKLRLPEGTVKSRINRGRLELARQLTRLAERGGGGSPKSRGGSL comes from the coding sequence ATGTCCAGTGATCAGCCCGTCGTCTCGACCCTGACCACGGACGAGTTGATCGAACGCTGCCTCGCGGGAGACCAGGCCGCCTGGGATCGGATCGTCCGTCAGAACTGGCGCAAGGTGTTCAACATCGCGTACCGGTTCGTGGGGCGGCACGACGAGGCGGAGGACCTCACGCAGGACGTCTTCCTCAAGATCTTCAAGGCGCTGCGCACGTTCGACCGCCGCGCCAACTTCCAGACCTGGCTCGTGAGCGTCAGCCGGAATCTCTGCATCGATCATTACCGGAGCGTCCGCAAGGAGCGAGAGACGGTCGCCCGCGACGTCGACGCCGCGGATCTCTCGCCCGCGTCCGCCGAACGCGGCCCTCACGGGCTGCTGGAACAGCAGGACCTGAAGCAGCGGATCCGGCTCGCGTTGGCCGAGCTTCCGCCGTTGCTCCGTGAAGCCGTCGTGCTTCGCGACCTCCAGGAGTTCTCGTATCAGGAGATCGCCGACAAGCTGCGCCTGCCCGAAGGCACGGTGAAGTCGCGCATCAACCGCGGCCGGCTCGAGCTGGCCCGACAGCTCACACGACTCGCAGAACGGGGTGGCGGCGGCAGCCCGAAGTCCCGTGGAGGATCCCTATGA
- a CDS encoding STAS domain-containing protein: MTTTRLGTVAVLKVDEPRLTYPMLADFAAAVTDLIGRGEKHLLLDLGAVSYLDSAAIGCLMDLYRQASSAGGALKLSGVQKRVETMLTMTGAHNFLEVHGDLAAAVASFGG; encoded by the coding sequence ATGACGACCACTCGGCTCGGCACCGTGGCGGTGCTGAAGGTCGACGAGCCGCGGCTGACGTACCCGATGCTGGCGGACTTCGCGGCCGCGGTTACCGATCTCATCGGCCGCGGCGAGAAACACCTGCTGCTCGACCTCGGCGCCGTCAGCTACCTGGACAGCGCCGCCATCGGCTGCCTGATGGATCTCTATCGCCAGGCGTCGTCGGCTGGCGGAGCGCTGAAGCTGTCGGGCGTGCAGAAGCGCGTCGAGACGATGCTCACGATGACGGGCGCGCACAACTTCCTCGAAGTGCACGGCGATCTCGCGGCGGCGGTCGCCAGTTTCGGAGGCTAG
- a CDS encoding UDP-3-O-acyl-N-acetylglucosamine deacetylase translates to MSSQRTLRRAVPCAGIGLHSGQKVTLTLKPAPADHGIRFRRTDLGGIEIPARVSHLGGGQQLQTGLVAGKASVETIEHLLAALRSLGIDNAVVELNRFEVPIMDGSSAPWVYLIQDAGVRELNAPRQTIHVLRPVEVEHGDKRIALYPGEGFKVTYTISFDHPLLRHQQKTVELDEQVFIDEIAPARTFGFLKEVEMLRQRGMALGGSLENAIVLGETGVLNPLRFEDEFVRHKILDVIGDLALVGYPIQGHLVVHRGGHALHTAFASELLRRQEAWRFVQDPALAPADTVADLRVPARRPLAH, encoded by the coding sequence ATTTCGTCTCAGCGCACACTCCGTAGAGCGGTTCCTTGTGCCGGTATCGGGCTCCATTCCGGCCAGAAGGTGACGCTCACGCTCAAACCCGCTCCCGCGGACCACGGCATTCGGTTCAGACGGACAGATCTCGGCGGCATCGAAATCCCGGCCCGCGTCTCGCACCTCGGCGGCGGTCAGCAGCTCCAGACGGGGCTGGTGGCCGGCAAAGCATCGGTGGAGACGATCGAACATCTGCTCGCCGCGCTGAGGAGCCTCGGGATCGACAATGCGGTCGTCGAGTTGAACCGCTTCGAAGTGCCGATCATGGATGGCAGTTCGGCGCCCTGGGTCTATCTCATCCAGGACGCCGGCGTGCGCGAGCTCAACGCGCCTCGCCAGACGATCCACGTGCTGCGGCCGGTTGAGGTCGAGCACGGCGACAAGCGGATCGCCCTCTATCCCGGCGAAGGGTTCAAGGTCACGTACACGATCAGCTTCGATCACCCGCTGCTCAGGCATCAGCAGAAGACGGTCGAGCTCGACGAGCAGGTGTTCATCGACGAAATCGCGCCCGCGAGGACGTTCGGCTTCCTGAAGGAAGTCGAGATGCTGCGGCAGCGCGGCATGGCGCTCGGCGGGTCGCTCGAGAACGCGATCGTGCTCGGCGAGACGGGCGTGCTGAACCCGCTGCGCTTCGAGGACGAGTTCGTGCGCCACAAGATCCTCGACGTGATTGGCGACCTGGCGCTCGTCGGGTATCCGATTCAAGGGCACCTGGTCGTGCACCGCGGCGGGCACGCGCTGCACACCGCTTTCGCGTCCGAGCTGCTCCGCCGCCAGGAAGCCTGGCGCTTCGTCCAGGATCCCGCGCTCGCGCCCGCCGACACGGTCGCCGATCTCCGCGTGCCGGCGCGCCGCCCGCTCGCCCACTGA
- the tmk gene encoding dTMP kinase, translating into MLIAFEGLDQSGKETQARGLGARLAAAGHGVQPVSFPDYETALGREIRRALAGECSYGPEVMQLLYVANRFEYKPRLDAWLAAGDVVICDRYRASSVAYGEAQGLDVGWLNDIQRHLPIPDVTVLLDIAPDTAVRRKSAGRDRYERDLALLGRVRQSYRRQAEAADWVVIDGECSKEDVAAAVAEAVLPRLARRSAPGRF; encoded by the coding sequence ATGCTCATCGCCTTCGAGGGTCTCGACCAGAGCGGCAAGGAAACGCAGGCGCGCGGGCTCGGCGCCAGGCTGGCCGCCGCCGGCCACGGCGTGCAGCCCGTGTCGTTTCCCGATTACGAGACTGCGCTCGGCCGCGAGATCCGCCGTGCGCTGGCCGGCGAGTGCAGCTACGGACCCGAGGTGATGCAACTGCTCTACGTCGCGAACCGGTTCGAGTACAAGCCGCGGCTGGACGCCTGGCTCGCGGCTGGCGACGTCGTGATCTGCGATCGCTATCGCGCGTCGAGCGTGGCGTACGGCGAAGCGCAGGGCCTCGACGTCGGCTGGCTGAACGACATCCAGCGACACTTGCCGATCCCTGACGTGACCGTCCTGCTCGACATCGCGCCCGACACGGCGGTTCGCCGCAAGTCGGCCGGCCGCGATCGGTACGAGCGAGACCTCGCGCTGCTCGGCCGCGTGCGTCAGAGCTATCGGCGCCAGGCCGAGGCCGCTGATTGGGTCGTCATCGATGGCGAGTGCTCGAAGGAGGACGTGGCGGCAGCCGTGGCCGAGGCCGTGCTGCCACGGCTCGCGCGGCGGTCAGCGCCCGGACGCTTCTGA
- the rsfS gene encoding ribosome silencing factor: protein MTTPAPRPRKRSIASTLPAQVKAAIAAAQDKKAHDVVLLDLRQASAFTDFFVICTGTNSRQVQAIAEAIETAVAKKGSKPALVEGLKTADWVLMDYFDFVVHVFAPATREFYGLERLWADAQRIEIPA from the coding sequence ATGACCACACCCGCTCCACGGCCCCGCAAGCGCTCGATTGCGTCCACCCTGCCCGCCCAAGTGAAAGCGGCCATCGCTGCCGCGCAAGACAAGAAGGCCCATGACGTCGTCCTGCTCGATCTCCGGCAGGCGTCGGCGTTCACCGACTTCTTCGTGATCTGCACGGGCACGAACAGCCGTCAGGTCCAAGCGATCGCGGAAGCGATCGAAACGGCGGTCGCGAAGAAGGGCAGCAAGCCGGCGCTGGTCGAAGGGTTGAAGACGGCCGACTGGGTGCTGATGGACTACTTCGACTTCGTCGTGCACGTCTTCGCGCCCGCGACGCGCGAGTTCTACGGCCTCGAGCGGCTGTGGGCCGACGCCCAGCGCATCGAAATTCCCGCATAG